A genomic stretch from Longimicrobium sp. includes:
- a CDS encoding antitoxin Xre/MbcA/ParS toxin-binding domain-containing protein, translating to MSVALMEMRATEETIDWAHDELGLNYREIGAALQAHERTVLRWKARQSLASPRHRKRMEDLRELRHLLREVFRDEEAASTWLRSSVPALRGRTPISYIRAGRVGRVLEILATFQAGAFT from the coding sequence ATGAGCGTCGCGCTGATGGAGATGCGGGCCACCGAGGAGACGATCGACTGGGCTCACGACGAGCTCGGGCTCAACTATCGCGAGATCGGCGCCGCGCTGCAGGCCCACGAGCGCACCGTGCTGCGCTGGAAGGCGCGCCAGAGCCTGGCGTCGCCACGGCACCGCAAGCGGATGGAGGACCTCCGCGAGCTGCGGCACCTGCTGCGCGAGGTGTTCCGCGACGAGGAGGCCGCCAGCACCTGGCTGCGCAGCTCGGTGCCGGCGCTCAGGGGCCGCACCCCGATCTCGTACATCCGCGCCGGCCGCGTGGGCCGCGTGCTGGAGATCCTGGCCACCTTCCAGGCCGGGGCCTTCACGTGA
- a CDS encoding RES family NAD+ phosphorylase has protein sequence MPKGAEPLHLQWMQLARGRWNTQRPRLTCLYTALTPAGALAEYRKHFLANAFDVAPGVLAPRDLVSIDVRVEPVLDLTRPRVRAAFGVTLEQLTGDGRADLAACRRVAWNAFRLGHRAILAPSAAQEGEPTLMLYIESQHGRLTARNGPHRIPINHGPSPLLP, from the coding sequence GTGCCGAAAGGCGCCGAGCCCCTCCACCTGCAATGGATGCAGCTCGCACGGGGCCGTTGGAACACCCAGCGGCCCCGTCTCACGTGCCTCTACACCGCCCTCACCCCGGCAGGCGCTCTCGCGGAGTACCGCAAGCACTTCCTGGCCAACGCCTTCGACGTGGCGCCGGGGGTGCTGGCGCCGCGCGACCTGGTGTCGATCGACGTCCGGGTCGAGCCCGTGCTCGACCTCACCCGCCCGCGCGTCCGCGCCGCCTTCGGAGTCACCCTGGAGCAGCTGACCGGCGACGGGCGCGCCGACCTCGCGGCGTGCCGCCGGGTCGCCTGGAACGCGTTCCGGCTGGGGCACCGCGCGATCCTGGCGCCCTCCGCGGCCCAGGAGGGCGAGCCCACCCTGATGCTGTACATCGAGAGCCAGCACGGGCGGCTCACCGCCCGCAACGGTCCCCACCGCATCCCGATCAACCACGGTCCGAGCCCGCTGCTGCCGTAG